One part of the Mariniblastus fucicola genome encodes these proteins:
- a CDS encoding 7-carboxy-7-deazaguanine synthase QueE produces MLISEIYLSRQGEGRLTGTPSVFVRTSGCNLRCDFCDTPFTSWKPEGTQQSVSEVVDSVAQAASGPLPSRSGIEDQFDGPAAHVVLTGGEPMLAKEIESLCAALADATFHITIETAGTLDRMVDCDLMSISPKLSNSKPTEQRAGQWAAKHEATRYRPDVVASLVARHDYQLKFVVACETDVLEIESFLAEVGEIDRTKVLLMPEGIDAATLADRAQWLEPLCNDRGFSFCPRQHIFWYGNKRAT; encoded by the coding sequence ATGCTGATTTCGGAAATCTATCTTTCCCGCCAAGGCGAGGGGCGTTTGACAGGCACGCCGAGTGTGTTTGTGCGCACCAGTGGCTGTAATTTGCGTTGCGATTTTTGCGACACTCCGTTCACCTCGTGGAAGCCCGAAGGAACGCAACAGTCAGTTTCGGAAGTCGTTGATTCGGTTGCTCAGGCTGCATCTGGTCCCTTGCCCTCGCGATCGGGAATCGAAGACCAGTTTGATGGCCCGGCGGCTCACGTTGTGCTTACCGGCGGCGAACCGATGTTGGCGAAAGAGATTGAGTCGCTTTGCGCGGCGTTGGCTGACGCCACGTTCCACATCACGATCGAAACCGCGGGTACGTTGGATCGAATGGTCGATTGTGATTTGATGTCGATCAGCCCCAAGCTTTCCAACTCAAAACCGACCGAGCAAAGGGCAGGGCAGTGGGCGGCAAAACATGAAGCCACTCGCTATCGTCCTGATGTCGTTGCGTCACTGGTCGCCAGGCATGACTATCAGTTAAAATTTGTTGTCGCCTGCGAAACCGACGTTTTAGAAATCGAATCGTTCCTTGCTGAAGTCGGCGAAATCGATCGCACAAAGGTGCTGCTAATGCCGGAAGGAATCGATGCCGCTACGCTTGCCGATCGCGCCCAATGGCTGGAACCGCTTTGCAATGATCGTGGATTCAGTTTCTGTCCGCGTCAGCACATTTTCTGGTACGGCAACAAGCGAGCGACCTAG
- a CDS encoding sulfotransferase domain-containing protein, with product MFSNTPFLQSPKLIFHGTYHKMGTVWMMRVLEKVAAHWKLCLQKSNEHGDSLNAGTDILFANHSHLDLQQLGDFAGSHMIRDPRDCVVSGYFYHLWTEEAWARQPQPRFDGRSYQQHLQSLNQSDGLAEEIRQFCRYAKTYSLREWDYDDERIFEIKYEDLLADEQAVFTKLFEHYGFSERAVQKAIKLAEQCSFEKVSGRVVGQSDAKSHLRSGRPGQWKDVLSERHLELIEDSFGDLIRQMGYI from the coding sequence ATGTTTTCAAACACTCCCTTCCTCCAATCGCCCAAACTGATCTTTCACGGCACGTACCACAAAATGGGTACGGTTTGGATGATGCGAGTGCTGGAGAAAGTCGCCGCTCACTGGAAACTTTGCTTGCAAAAATCCAACGAACACGGCGACTCATTGAACGCCGGCACGGATATCCTGTTCGCCAACCATTCGCATCTGGATCTGCAGCAGCTGGGTGACTTCGCGGGCTCGCACATGATCCGCGACCCACGGGACTGCGTCGTGTCGGGATACTTCTATCACCTGTGGACCGAGGAAGCGTGGGCTCGTCAGCCACAGCCCCGTTTCGACGGTCGTTCCTACCAGCAACACCTCCAAAGCCTGAATCAATCCGATGGTTTGGCGGAAGAGATCAGGCAGTTTTGCCGCTACGCCAAAACCTATTCGTTGCGTGAATGGGACTATGACGACGAACGAATTTTCGAAATCAAATATGAAGATCTGCTAGCCGATGAGCAGGCTGTTTTCACGAAGCTGTTCGAGCATTACGGATTCTCTGAGCGTGCGGTGCAGAAAGCCATTAAACTCGCGGAACAATGCAGTTTTGAGAAAGTCTCTGGGCGAGTCGTTGGACAATCGGACGCGAAAAGCCATCTCCGCAGCGGACGTCCCGGACAGTGGAAAGATGTACTTTCGGAGCGACATCTTGAACTGATCGAAGACTCGTTTGGAGACTTGATCCGGCAGATGGGCTACATTTGA
- a CDS encoding glucosamine-6-phosphate deaminase → MKINVHDAKEESGKAAAEQGAQLLREALKTGDATIIVATGSSQFEMLSALVEQPEIDWSRVTGFHLDEYLGIDDQHPASFRKYLKERFVDKVPLKKFHYVSGESDPEAECKRLNEIISDSQVDVAFIGIGENGHLAFNDPPADFETESPYLIVDLDQACREQQMGEGWFPDLDSVPARAISMSVKQILKSKHIVCTVPDERKSQAVQQSVEGDVSPSVPASILQTHPDVNLFLDQAAASRLADRNQ, encoded by the coding sequence ATGAAAATCAATGTTCACGACGCGAAAGAAGAGTCCGGCAAAGCAGCAGCCGAACAGGGAGCTCAGCTTTTGCGAGAGGCTTTGAAAACAGGCGACGCGACGATCATCGTGGCCACTGGCAGCTCGCAATTCGAAATGTTGTCGGCACTGGTCGAGCAACCTGAGATCGATTGGTCGCGAGTGACTGGCTTTCACCTGGACGAGTATCTTGGCATCGACGACCAGCATCCGGCGTCGTTCCGCAAGTACCTCAAAGAACGTTTCGTGGACAAGGTTCCACTGAAAAAATTCCACTACGTCAGTGGGGAATCGGATCCGGAAGCCGAATGCAAACGGCTGAACGAAATCATTTCGGATTCACAGGTCGACGTCGCGTTCATCGGAATCGGCGAGAACGGGCATCTTGCGTTCAACGATCCGCCCGCCGACTTCGAAACCGAATCTCCGTATTTGATCGTCGATCTGGATCAGGCATGTCGGGAACAGCAAATGGGAGAAGGCTGGTTTCCCGATCTGGATTCCGTGCCTGCACGTGCGATCAGCATGTCGGTCAAGCAGATTCTCAAGTCGAAGCACATTGTTTGCACGGTGCCCGATGAGCGAAAATCGCAAGCCGTCCAGCAGTCGGTGGAAGGTGACGTTTCGCCTTCGGTTCCCGCGTCAATTCTGCAGACTCATCCCGACGTCAATCTGTTCCTCGATCAGGCCGCAGCAAGCCGATTGGCAGATCGAAATCAATAG
- a CDS encoding EF-hand domain-containing protein, translating to MKSTSTNRHQGSTAGRPVNQQSRPESCSMPRSEPFHIASSSAALPHGIPQRKRQDRDAVCVSRFDVNGSTLCAIPGHLVDRLFKLAFPVMVLLVVFLISSKFASAHEGHSHTPSVRMQEKIVELNTQSSSLRFAAFQRKESTAQPELAKLFEPFAEKVDVRFDRDNLYVESNGMPDHPMMVGITAWQQQVPLPQNYTGENAWRIPLNPVPAKNPMSAKSHFFRGAIALAANGVPIFNPIKNDGKTDTLLAGELDQWGGHCGRADDYHYHIAPVHLEKIVGEGNPVAVALDGYPIYGYNDPNGKPPTNLDWLNGHEGPDGNYHYHATKTYPYLNGGFYGEVTEREGQVDPQPRTAGVRPALRGLRGARINGYENPEPGRHIVRYEVNGEEHSIDYTVEENGSATFKFISPNSTTTETYEPRQRENRRGERNSDRGANSPANEPRGERGPRRNGRGNEGDSLVRALDSDRSGAIEADEIEKAALALQSMDRNGDGEISREELRGDDERGERRSRQRGDGQGSQRDRGRANGSRGPRPDDGPRQPWILVHAGEIDLNADNVIARDEIVGEATKAFASFDVNNDGQLNTEELGIRGGSKSAMAGFLKGHSKEIDRDGNGVLSKAEVINNAERMFNKMDRDSDDQISASEMEAAKRR from the coding sequence ATGAAGTCAACTTCAACGAATCGCCATCAAGGATCGACTGCCGGTCGACCGGTGAACCAACAAAGTCGCCCGGAGTCGTGCAGCATGCCCCGGAGCGAACCATTTCACATCGCCTCCAGTTCCGCAGCGCTACCTCACGGTATTCCGCAGCGGAAACGGCAAGACCGCGACGCAGTTTGTGTATCGCGATTTGATGTCAATGGATCGACTCTCTGTGCGATTCCGGGCCACCTTGTTGATCGCCTTTTCAAGCTGGCATTTCCCGTCATGGTCTTGCTGGTCGTGTTCCTGATTTCGTCGAAGTTCGCGAGCGCTCACGAAGGTCATTCGCATACTCCTTCTGTAAGGATGCAGGAAAAAATCGTCGAGCTCAACACGCAGTCTTCCAGCCTCCGGTTCGCCGCTTTCCAAAGGAAAGAATCAACAGCCCAACCGGAGCTTGCAAAACTGTTCGAGCCGTTCGCGGAGAAGGTCGACGTTCGATTTGATCGCGACAATTTGTATGTAGAATCCAACGGCATGCCGGATCATCCCATGATGGTCGGCATCACCGCTTGGCAGCAGCAAGTTCCGTTGCCACAGAACTACACAGGTGAAAACGCCTGGCGAATTCCTCTGAATCCGGTTCCCGCAAAGAATCCGATGTCAGCAAAGTCGCATTTTTTTCGTGGAGCCATTGCGTTGGCTGCCAACGGCGTTCCGATTTTCAATCCGATCAAGAACGACGGCAAGACCGACACGCTGCTTGCCGGTGAACTCGATCAATGGGGAGGCCACTGCGGACGTGCCGACGACTACCACTACCATATCGCCCCAGTGCATCTTGAGAAAATTGTTGGCGAAGGCAACCCTGTCGCCGTGGCACTCGATGGTTATCCGATATACGGCTACAACGATCCAAATGGCAAACCGCCGACGAATCTTGACTGGCTCAACGGTCACGAAGGTCCAGACGGAAATTACCACTACCACGCCACGAAAACGTATCCCTACCTCAACGGCGGATTCTACGGAGAAGTCACCGAACGCGAAGGCCAAGTCGACCCTCAACCACGAACAGCAGGAGTCCGGCCGGCGCTTCGCGGGCTCAGAGGCGCAAGAATCAATGGCTACGAAAACCCGGAACCCGGTCGTCACATCGTACGATACGAAGTCAACGGCGAAGAACATTCGATTGACTACACCGTTGAAGAAAACGGATCGGCAACGTTCAAGTTCATTTCCCCCAACAGCACGACGACGGAAACCTATGAACCGCGGCAACGGGAGAATCGCCGTGGTGAAAGGAACAGTGATCGGGGCGCAAATTCGCCTGCGAACGAACCACGTGGCGAGCGAGGTCCTCGCAGAAACGGTCGAGGCAACGAAGGCGATTCGCTCGTGCGAGCTCTCGATTCCGATCGAAGCGGGGCGATCGAAGCAGACGAAATCGAAAAAGCTGCTTTGGCGTTGCAGTCAATGGACCGCAACGGCGATGGAGAGATCAGTCGCGAGGAATTGCGTGGCGACGACGAAAGAGGCGAGAGACGCAGTCGACAACGTGGCGATGGTCAAGGCAGTCAACGCGATCGCGGGCGAGCAAACGGTTCACGCGGTCCTCGGCCTGACGACGGACCACGCCAACCGTGGATTTTGGTGCACGCTGGAGAGATCGACCTCAATGCGGACAACGTCATTGCTCGCGATGAAATCGTCGGTGAAGCCACGAAAGCTTTCGCCAGCTTCGATGTCAACAACGATGGCCAACTGAACACTGAGGAGCTTGGCATTCGCGGCGGATCAAAATCGGCAATGGCTGGCTTTTTGAAAGGACATTCAAAAGAGATCGACCGCGATGGAAACGGCGTCCTTAGCAAAGCCGAAGTCATCAACAATGCCGAGAGAATGTTCAACAAAATGGACCGGGACAGTGACGACCAGATATCCGCAAGCGAAATGGAGGCTGCCAAACGTCGCTGA
- a CDS encoding N-acetylglucosamine-6-phosphate deacetylase has translation MGYFDLQVNGCFGVDFNADQLDPASVKLACQNLRSDGVDHILATVITDDLEKMKQRLANIASIRETDSLVAETIAGIHVEGPFISVEPGFVGAHPAQHVLPACVDSMQSMLDAADGLVKFVTLAPENDSNQKLTRFLAAQGIVVSAGHTDASLEQLLAGVDAGLSAFTHLGNACPKKLDRHDNIIQRALSISDRIAIGLIADGVHVPCHVLKNFLAIAGLDRAYVVTDAISAAGNGSGTFQLGDQKVYVDESLATWTADREHLVGSAITMPAAVSNLRSKLGLSESQILQLTSANSRKLIGFPTRGASNE, from the coding sequence ATGGGATATTTTGACTTACAGGTAAACGGTTGCTTCGGCGTCGACTTCAATGCCGATCAGTTGGACCCCGCGTCCGTGAAACTGGCTTGTCAAAATCTGCGTTCGGACGGTGTCGATCACATTCTCGCCACTGTGATCACGGACGATCTTGAAAAGATGAAACAACGGCTGGCCAACATTGCCTCCATTCGCGAAACAGATTCTTTGGTCGCCGAAACGATCGCTGGCATTCATGTCGAAGGGCCATTTATCTCCGTCGAGCCCGGATTTGTTGGGGCGCATCCGGCGCAGCACGTTCTGCCGGCGTGTGTGGATTCGATGCAGAGCATGTTGGATGCGGCGGATGGATTGGTGAAGTTCGTCACTCTCGCGCCCGAAAACGATTCGAATCAAAAACTGACCCGGTTTCTGGCGGCTCAAGGCATCGTGGTGTCGGCCGGTCACACCGATGCGTCGCTGGAGCAGTTGCTCGCCGGAGTCGACGCGGGGCTCTCTGCATTCACACATCTCGGGAATGCGTGTCCCAAGAAGCTCGATCGTCACGACAACATTATCCAGCGAGCCCTTTCGATTTCCGACCGAATCGCAATCGGGCTGATCGCTGATGGCGTTCACGTTCCTTGCCACGTACTAAAAAACTTTCTCGCGATCGCTGGACTGGATCGGGCTTACGTTGTCACCGACGCGATTTCGGCAGCTGGAAATGGCAGCGGGACGTTTCAGTTGGGCGACCAGAAAGTTTATGTCGACGAGTCGTTGGCGACGTGGACGGCCGATCGGGAGCACTTGGTGGGGTCGGCGATTACGATGCCCGCAGCGGTTTCAAACTTGCGATCGAAACTTGGACTCAGCGAGTCGCAGATCCTTCAGCTAACGAGCGCCAATTCGCGAAAACTGATCGGGTTTCCGACACGAGGAGCGTCCAATGAATGA
- a CDS encoding YceI family protein has protein sequence MKSRIQLAWTIAALVSISFASGQTLAQEAATPVAVESVVLLSPENSNISFVGIHVGDDPKPRLGGFANFHGYVKVDPAAKSVTGMYVDIHIDSVWTEFAKLTGHLKNADFFEVEKFPTSSFISTKIEATEAGKCTVTGDLTLHGETKSISFPATYKFENGGLIFASEFELDRSMFGMDKMLSGVAPMVSLKFEVGTKTSPKAEQDGHGGGKKKQSNNATELKTQKVSLKLPNMT, from the coding sequence ATGAAATCACGAATTCAACTCGCGTGGACGATTGCTGCACTTGTATCAATCTCATTCGCATCAGGACAGACGTTGGCTCAAGAAGCTGCGACGCCGGTGGCCGTTGAGTCGGTCGTTCTGCTGTCGCCCGAAAACTCAAACATCAGCTTCGTAGGAATTCACGTTGGCGACGATCCCAAGCCACGACTCGGGGGGTTTGCAAACTTTCATGGCTACGTGAAAGTCGATCCGGCAGCCAAGTCGGTAACGGGAATGTACGTCGACATCCACATCGATTCCGTGTGGACCGAGTTTGCGAAACTGACCGGGCACTTGAAGAACGCTGACTTTTTCGAAGTCGAAAAGTTTCCCACATCCAGCTTCATCAGCACCAAAATTGAAGCGACCGAAGCGGGCAAGTGCACCGTGACCGGCGATCTGACGTTGCATGGCGAGACGAAGTCCATCTCCTTTCCAGCGACCTACAAATTCGAAAATGGTGGACTGATTTTCGCCAGCGAGTTCGAGCTTGATCGTTCCATGTTCGGCATGGATAAAATGCTCAGTGGCGTTGCGCCAATGGTTTCTCTAAAGTTCGAAGTCGGAACAAAGACGTCTCCCAAAGCAGAACAGGACGGTCACGGCGGCGGCAAGAAAAAGCAGTCCAACAACGCGACCGAGTTGAAGACTCAGAAGGTTTCGCTCAAGCTGCCGAACATGACTTGA
- a CDS encoding Nramp family divalent metal transporter has product MNEPTLNQHAGSMFQKLKQKIGPAIIVACIVLGPGSILTNSKIGCQFGFSMAWVLVVAGILMLAAIAAAARIGVGLKESPLTELGNRLGRPVAMLTGVTVFLIAACFQFGNNLGVLAGIEALTPLSDTARLGILVALNGVICVCLFGMKRLYQRIEQIMMLMMGLMLLGFVANLVMAQPSISEAISGLVPTLPEGLGSNFLPSVDVENSVDGKKVLFDPWLTIQGLLATTFSIAGAFYQAYLVREKGWGTSDLQNGFLDSVAGTSVLIGVAMMIMLTSATVLKGQVEPGELKSAADVALQLEPLFGSGAKWLFAIGLLAGASSSFLVNSVLGGTLLADGIGKDASLDSVWTKSFTVAALLIGMVVALGTTSEGRVPLIIFAQAMTVLGGPILIASLIYLGNTKTTAGGPTVPRTLTWINWVGAAVVIVLAFRTLVRIYLTLS; this is encoded by the coding sequence ATGAATGAGCCCACCTTGAATCAGCACGCAGGTTCCATGTTCCAGAAACTCAAGCAGAAAATTGGCCCGGCGATTATCGTCGCCTGCATCGTACTTGGGCCGGGCAGCATTTTGACGAACTCAAAAATCGGATGTCAATTCGGGTTCTCGATGGCTTGGGTTTTGGTCGTCGCCGGAATCCTGATGTTGGCCGCGATCGCCGCCGCAGCACGCATCGGTGTCGGGCTCAAGGAATCGCCGCTGACGGAACTTGGGAATCGCCTGGGACGCCCGGTCGCGATGTTGACTGGCGTGACCGTCTTTCTGATTGCGGCCTGTTTTCAGTTCGGCAACAACCTGGGCGTGCTGGCCGGAATCGAAGCTTTGACTCCGCTCAGTGATACGGCTCGGCTGGGCATTCTGGTCGCGCTCAACGGTGTGATCTGTGTTTGCCTGTTCGGCATGAAGAGACTCTATCAACGCATTGAGCAAATCATGATGCTCATGATGGGTTTGATGTTGTTGGGGTTTGTCGCCAACCTTGTCATGGCACAACCTTCGATCTCGGAAGCAATCTCCGGGCTGGTTCCGACGTTGCCAGAAGGTTTGGGTTCCAACTTTCTTCCGAGCGTTGACGTTGAGAATTCAGTCGACGGCAAGAAAGTACTCTTCGATCCCTGGCTGACGATTCAAGGATTGTTGGCCACCACGTTTTCGATCGCCGGCGCGTTCTATCAGGCTTACCTTGTACGCGAAAAAGGCTGGGGCACGTCAGATTTGCAGAACGGATTTCTGGATTCGGTCGCCGGAACGTCAGTGCTGATTGGCGTCGCGATGATGATCATGCTGACGTCCGCTACGGTTTTAAAAGGACAAGTCGAGCCAGGCGAACTGAAATCCGCCGCCGATGTGGCGCTTCAGCTGGAACCGCTGTTTGGATCCGGAGCCAAATGGTTGTTCGCAATTGGATTGTTGGCCGGCGCGAGCAGTTCGTTTCTGGTGAATTCGGTTCTGGGCGGAACGTTGTTGGCCGACGGCATCGGAAAGGACGCCTCGCTGGACTCGGTTTGGACAAAATCCTTCACCGTCGCAGCGCTGCTGATCGGAATGGTCGTGGCCCTTGGAACGACGTCGGAAGGCCGCGTTCCGCTCATTATTTTTGCTCAGGCAATGACCGTGTTGGGCGGCCCGATTCTGATCGCCAGCCTCATTTACCTTGGCAATACAAAAACCACAGCCGGCGGCCCAACAGTTCCTCGCACTCTCACGTGGATCAATTGGGTTGGTGCCGCTGTGGTTATTGTTCTGGCGTTTCGCACGCTGGTGAGAATCTATCTGACGCTCAGCTAA
- a CDS encoding metallophosphoesterase family protein, which produces MTRASSKTRRRTLRLCRCSYVIAILLAIVASDVAAAQNRRGERDNRGNRGGSRLGGYKTPPPANKVPHHPFNVLVGRLTGESATIRVLFHHDTEVHLRYGEQSGQYSNETKVHRLSKGEPFDFVVGSLKKNTRYFYQIAYLLDGKTLESDEFKFHTQRSADSPFVFTVQADSHLDENTSGDVYLRTLGNALSDQPDFHFALGDTFMTGKYVQPELSEPQYLAQRYYLGQLCHSAGLYFALGNHDGESGNRGSNVWATSTRKKYIPNPFPNDFYSGNERSEKNVGLPENYYQFEWGNCQFIVLDPFRHTTIRRRGGSTDNWNWTLGEDQYRWLKRSLETSDADLRFVFLHHLVGGSERNQRGGAEAAAFWEWGGQGESGEDDFSKQRPNWAKPIHQLLVDHGVDVVFHGHDHMFIKQDLDGIVYQLVPQPGHPRSGTRSAKEYGYLSGDIQGSSGHIRVRVKDGSARVDYVRAYLPAAERGSRRNGDTSYSYMLSTKSSSGKPSTEPKQ; this is translated from the coding sequence GTGACTAGAGCCAGTTCCAAAACTCGCAGGCGAACGCTTCGACTTTGCAGGTGCAGCTATGTCATCGCAATACTGTTGGCGATCGTGGCATCAGATGTTGCGGCAGCCCAAAACAGACGTGGCGAACGCGACAATCGCGGCAATCGCGGCGGCAGTCGCCTTGGCGGCTACAAAACGCCTCCGCCGGCCAACAAAGTTCCGCACCACCCATTCAATGTTCTGGTCGGCAGGCTCACCGGAGAAAGCGCGACGATTCGCGTGCTGTTCCATCACGACACAGAAGTCCATTTGCGCTATGGCGAGCAGTCCGGACAGTACTCCAACGAGACGAAAGTTCACCGATTGAGCAAAGGCGAACCATTCGATTTCGTTGTCGGTTCGCTCAAAAAGAACACTCGCTATTTTTATCAAATTGCGTATCTGTTGGATGGCAAAACGTTGGAGAGTGACGAATTCAAATTTCATACGCAGCGTTCGGCCGACAGTCCTTTCGTATTCACCGTTCAAGCCGATTCCCATTTGGACGAAAATACCAGCGGCGACGTTTATCTGCGGACACTCGGTAATGCTCTCAGCGATCAGCCGGACTTCCACTTTGCTCTCGGCGATACGTTTATGACCGGGAAGTACGTCCAGCCGGAACTTTCCGAACCGCAATATCTTGCTCAACGATACTACCTCGGGCAGCTTTGCCATTCGGCCGGTTTGTATTTTGCACTCGGAAACCATGACGGCGAATCTGGTAACCGCGGATCAAATGTATGGGCCACAAGCACACGCAAGAAGTACATCCCCAACCCGTTTCCCAACGACTTCTATTCGGGCAACGAACGGAGCGAAAAGAATGTCGGCTTGCCAGAGAACTACTACCAGTTCGAATGGGGAAACTGCCAGTTCATCGTGCTCGATCCGTTTCGACACACCACCATTCGGCGACGCGGCGGATCGACCGACAACTGGAACTGGACGCTCGGTGAAGATCAGTATCGCTGGCTGAAGCGTTCATTGGAAACGAGCGATGCGGATCTGAGATTCGTTTTCCTGCACCACCTGGTCGGAGGCAGCGAACGCAACCAGCGCGGCGGCGCCGAAGCGGCAGCGTTTTGGGAGTGGGGAGGACAGGGTGAATCGGGCGAAGATGATTTTTCCAAACAACGTCCAAACTGGGCCAAACCGATCCATCAATTGTTGGTGGACCATGGAGTCGATGTCGTCTTCCATGGACACGATCACATGTTCATCAAACAGGATCTCGACGGGATCGTTTACCAGCTGGTTCCGCAACCAGGCCATCCTCGTTCTGGCACCAGAAGCGCTAAAGAGTACGGCTATCTCAGCGGTGACATTCAGGGCAGCAGCGGCCACATCAGGGTACGAGTCAAAGATGGCTCCGCTCGCGTCGACTACGTTCGGGCCTATTTGCCAGCGGCAGAACGCGGAAGCCGTCGTAACGGCGACACAAGCTATTCCTACATGCTGTCCACGAAGTCTTCATCAGGAAAACCATCAACCGAGCCCAAACAATGA